The sequence CTCCTTGGGACACCCAATGCAGCAGACctgaaaaaaggaagggaaaagtcAAGCTCAGAGTGGAAAAAGAGAACATAAATACACCagcctttaaaaaaagccttcaCACAGCAATCGTGAGCACCagtcacatttcttctttcattgctttttgtggttatataaatagaaataaaaaaccacattaAATACAAGGAAGAGCTAGGCTTTTACAGGTCTTCATTTGGCGTCTGGATGACAAATGGGGGAAGAAGTAAAATGAGAAAACCCATGACTCTTTGCCTTGTTTGGTCCCAACAATGCTAAGCTAAGGGCTTGTCCTCTAGCATCCCCTGCTAGAGGGGGATCCAAAAAACCCATAGTAGAAATAACATTGAAATAATCTTGTCCCCTTCCAGGGTGTGGATGGTCACCTCTCAAACAAGGACAGAGACATGGCAAAGGAGTTTATGATGAGTTCGTTGCCTCTGTCTTCAACACTCACCCCTCCCTTCCCAGTGGAAACCATTGCACTGGTGTACCAAGGGACTGCAAAGTCCTTGAAGAGGGCAAGCCTTGCTCAGCAGAAACCAAAGCACCCTTGTTTGGGGCACAGCATTCCCATACAAACCCAACACATGCCAGCTACTGGGAAGAAAGAAACTGAATCCCAGTCCAAGTTAGAGCAGTGGGAGCACAATGAGCGCTCCTTGGCAAACCCCGATTTATTtagagcagaggcacagcagaagTCAGTGAGCTGCTAACAAGAAACTCTTCCTGTCCTCAACAGGCAGTTCAGGAGAGCTCCCAGAGACAGAGGAACTTCAACTCCCTTTGTCTCTGGAGGATCTATCTTCTCAGGCACACATTAGTGGGTGTTTCCAGCTGGGAACAAACGTCCTGGGAGCCGTGAGCTTGACGCTGCTGGCACCAGCGCTCTTCCAGGCGCGGCCCTCGCTCCAGGGAACGATGCCTtgcagcaggctgagctcccgttctccctgccagcagctttcTCTGGCCATGTCCATCTTCAGCCACGAGCCGGTTCTGCTGCTCCCGGAGGCAGGCTGGCCTatgagggcacagaggggctgagtGCTGGCGTGATGCAGGGCTGTgatgtcccagggctgtgccggCCGCAGCACTGTGACATCACCGCGCTGGCGCTGGATAAGCCGGGCCAACGCCCGCGGCCTCCAGTGCAGTCGCGATGGGACGTGCCGGAGCCATGAGTGACGGCGCCGTCCTGGGGATTGcgcttgtcctgctgctggccgcTGGGGCTGTCTGGTGGGCCCTTGGCCACCAGCAACCACCGAGCCGGCGGGCACGGACAGCGCAGAGGAGCGAGCACCCCGGGGTCCGGCCCGGAGGCTCACGCAGGAACCGAGGAGCCCCTGCGgctcccaggccctgcaggcCTCGGGCCACTCGGCGCAAGCGGCCACGTGCTCCCGccagccccctgggcaggccctgcagctgcgGCCCCTGCGTGGCTctggcccaggagctgcaggagctgatgcGGCTGCTCTGAGATCCCAAGGGGACACGGGCGCCGCTCTACTCGGGGATGTGGCAGGCGCTGTGGAAacaactgcagcagctggtgaaGCTAGgccacctgccctgctgtggcctGACCAGCTCCTCCCGAAGCCTCCATCCCTTCaagaggctgctcccagcaagattctccatccctgggagagCCTCAAGGCCTGCAAGGATGGCACAGCAGGGGAGAGCCGCCATCCCTGCAAGAACCTCAGGCTGTCAGAGACCCTgcatcctgccaggagcctctgCTATCTCTGACAGCCTCCATCCCTCACAGAGGCTCAGGGAGACCTGTCAGCATTGCGGGCCCGGCTGTGCCAAAcagcggcggcgggggccgggcaggggcacCCCCAAGCATCCCCTGGGCGGGAGGAagccccagcaccagggaggcTGCGCAAGGGGGCACGGGGCCATCCCAGGCAGGGCGCAgcgcagcagccccagggcagcatcAGGCCTGCCGCAGGCACTGATTTTCTCCTCCTCGCAGCCCGATGGCACCCGCGTGCCCATGGAGATCGTGCTGATGGAGAAGGTGGGCTCTGGCTGCTACAACATCATCCAGCTCCTCGACTGGTTCGAGCTGCCTGACAGCTtcgtgctggtgctggagcgTCCGGAGGCATGGCAGGATctcctgcagttcctgctggagcaggagttCCTGTGCAAGATGGCGCGCTGGCTTTTCGTCCAGGTGCTGGAGGCCGTGCGGCACTGCACCGCCTGCGGTGTCCTGCACCGGGACATCAAGCCAGAGAACCTCCTCGTGGACCCGGAGAGCGGCGACCTGAAGCTCATCGACTTCGGCTGCGGCACCTTCCTCCAGGAGCGGGCCTACACGCGGTTTGCTGGTGAGCCCAGGGCCCgggccctgctcccagtgccaggcacgGCAGGGCCCcactccctgctgggctgcGGGCTGCGGCCTTCAGCCAGCTGCCCTTTGGCCCGGGGCAGACGCCGTGCCCCGGGAGCCGGCTGCCGGCCCTGCCCACAGAGGGGGGCGCCAAAAGCTGGCTCCGGGCCTCCTGGCTCGGCAGGCCAGCAAGGGCCTGGGCCGCTCCTCTGGCCTTCTCTGCCTCGGAGAATGGTTCCTTGGCTTTGGCCAGCTGGCTGGGGGACGCAGGGTGGCCTCGGGGGGGAAGCTGTGGCCgtgggtgcagcccctgcctcagccAGGAGCCTGGCGCCGGGCTCTGGAAGGCAGCAGCCCGCGCCTGGACAGCACCGCCTGTCTCCCCTAGGAACGCACGCCTACAGCCCGCCCGAGTGGATCTGTCTGGGCTGCTACCACGGCCACGCGGCGACCGTCTGGTCCCTGGGCGTGCTGCTGTACGTCATGGTCTGTGGCACCCTCCCCTTCGAGGACGACCATGCCATcgtgctggggcagctcttcTTCTGGCAGCAGGTCTCTCCAGGTTGGTCTCCGGCCCCAACAAGCCGGCTTTGGCAGCGGGTGGCGCGCAGCCCGGCGCGGCCCTCACGCAGCTCCGCGCACCGTCCATCTGCCCCCAGGGCCGGCCACGGGAGGTGGCCCGTGCCCACGGGGTCAGCGTGGCCCGTGCGGCCCAAGGAGGCGGCCGTGTCCCGCCGTGCCGCTCTCTTCCCGCGGGGTAGAGTGGCTCGGGAGGCCGCCGCAGCCCCGAGCACACGCAGCGCGGCTGGGCCCTGCGGGCGCCGGggccagctgggcaggagccttCTGCCAGTGACCGGCGCTGTCTGCCTTCTCTCCCCAGAGTGCCAGCACCTGATCCGCTGCTGTTTGGCCAAGAACCCCGCGGACAGGCCGGAGCTGGAGGAGATCTTGCGCCAcccctgggtgcagggcaggcGTTTTTGATGCCTTGCTGGAGCCTCTGCAGCACCCACTTACAGAATCCCATGCAGGACTGAGGACCcgagaaataaaacaacaacaaacccatTGCGGCGTGTCAAGTCTGGTCCCTGTCAGCAACTTCAGCTAAAGAAACCTCTTGGGAAAAGGGCAAATCAGAGGGCTCCCTTCAGCCTTTGTCAAGCTTTCCAtgcctttcctccaggctgctACTTTTGTGTCTCCAAGCACAAGCTGTAGTGCGGGTAGGAGGGGTTTGACCGAGCCAAGAAATGCAACAGTGAAACAACAGCTGCCCTTTGAAAGTGACAAGGGCTTCTTGGTGTGTCTCCTGAAGTGACACAAGGGTCCCTGTGTGCATTGCAAGGATCAGCGTGTATCAGGGACAGAGATGCCTCCTCTCCAAAGCTCTGAGAAGaaccagaagcagcagaacGTCATTTCACATTGAGCCCGGTGaactcttcctctttctttccctcccatCGGCAGCAGGCAAATGCTCACCGGGCCTCGTGGCTCATGCCAGAGCCTTCTTCCTCCCCAGGAAAACTCCTCCCAGCAAGGGAGGagcctcccacagcccagggctctccagctcagccccGCTAGAGCCAGGCTGCCGTCTGAGCCCCACGTGCCCTGGGCCAAGCAGGGATTGGGGGCCCTCTTGGCCACAGCCACCACAAATAAATTGGATGCTCAAACCTCTGACAAGAGGAAAAGGGCCAGCAAAGCCTCAGCTTGGAGCATGAAGAGAGCAGATTTCAGACTGCTCAGGGAGCTGCAAAGCGCCACCAAATCGCTGTGCTCTTTGCAAGGCTCTTCCCAGCTTGAAGCAGCACCGCGCAAATTACAGCCTTGCAAGGACTAAAGCCCTGGAGAGATGTCTTGCACAGCAAAATGTGCCAGGATAAAATCATGGCCTTCATGTTCCTTCCTCATCAATCCCACTGTATTGTTATGTTAAATGTCTTGGACATAGAGTGGCCATGTACTTCCCCCTGCCACATTTCACTGCGTGAGGGCTACTTAGTTTGGGCTCTGCAGAAACAAAGGGATATGAGTGCTTTTAGCTTGTCCAGACCTGTCTTAGGAGTGATTTCAGAACAAGTGGTTGAAGTGTTCCCTTGTGTGGAGAAGTGATTCCAAATGTGATATGACTATTCTTTTGGGATGACTGGCCTTCCTgttcctcttccctcttctcttAGCCAAAAAGCTAAGAAAGGCTATCTCCACAACTGAAACAGATGACAGCACTCCTCCACTGTGTTTGACAAGAtgttttttgtatttcctgctccctctgaaggggcttttcaaggaaaagaaataatttaacagacaattattattattattattgttattattattattattattattatttattattattattattattattattattattattattaactgAGACAGAATTATTAGAGGAAGAAGGATGGACTCAGTAAAGTTCTGatttaaatcagaaaattaattcccaGTCTATTTTCCAGTACACAATTTTAAACCCAGCTATTATTTTTCTGGCAGAATAGCAGTGACTTGAAAAAATGTTGATTTCACATACATGTATTTTATGTCAATCCCTCACTATTTGAAGGGAGACTGGACAGGTGAGCTGGTTTGCTGGGGGGCTCTGTAGTGGTGCAGAAACCATTCCCTGACCCTCAGCTGTCCAGTGCTGCCCTGTGTGGGGGCCTGGCTGCCCAGTGATACAGCAAGAACATTTAGCAAGGAGTAAGGCTAAAGAGAAGTAGAGATACAGGAACAGCACAAAAAATAACCTGTTTCTTCAATCACAAATACCTTCAGTGGGTGTGATGAATTTTGCTTATTTTGGCATTGTACTTTTCTGGTGCCATTAGACTTTTTGTGGCTAAGACCACAATATATTTAAGGAATTGGAGTTACTAGAAAAGGCATTACACAAATGTATGACTGGTACCACTGAAATCAATACACTGAGTCATAATCTTACAATAGCTTATAGATATTTGTGCTTCTCTTTGTCAGGTTCAGAGAGTTCAACTTGAGCAACAGGtgtatgggaaaaaaaagatcctATGCCTCATAATCATATAGGATTATGGGAAACTCTTTGACAAAGAAGCACAATAtttatgctgcttttttcattgttttattcCATCTAACTAAAGAAATTCACATGGTTTGtagtgaatatttttaaaaggtaaaagTACAATTCTTTCAGTACTGACTAAAATTTCCTAATGTTGCATAAAAAATAGGTTGCTCAAATAGAttgctcttttctctgctttggtAAATCTTTGAAATGGAATATATATGGCTATGgtttttgcattaaaatggaGATACATATGTAGATCTATATATGCTCAATCTGCTGGAACagctttcaaagaaaattgtGCCTGTTCttgtttaaatataaaaattgaatTATGTTTCCTTTTGATTTGAAGAAATTAGTGCTGCTCCAGTTGTCATAGAAACTGCAAATTAGAACAGTGTGTTGAAGATAACCATCAGTAGAAATTCTGAATATTGAATAGAGTTTTGTTAAGTTTCTACCTGAATCTGtcaagtgcagcagcagcaagttgATTGTTACTTAAGGCTTAATGGCAGCAATGGTTACTACTTAAGTAAAAGGCTactctgcattttctgtctACTTTCTATCAAACAAATACTGAATTATGTTTTCTGCCATTGAAAAAATCACTCTGATTTGTAACAGAGTACAGTTTATGCCTTCCAAAGCAGAGAAAGATAGAAGTTGAAGATATTCTTCTACAGttagatgaaaatatttgttataaGGATATGGCCTTATCTTTATATCTGAAGTATAGAAATTGGGGTTTAAAATTCTATACTGAGTATCTACATAGACTCCAAAAATGTACTAGCTGTCTGTAAAATATGCAAACAAGAATATTATCAGATCTGTAGCTCTAAATAATACAATTACAGACACTGATGAAGTAATTGGGTATGAAATTAGTAATTATATTATTGTGTGGAATTGTCTGATCTGATTTGCATGCTTTTCTGTTAAGAATTATGCATGTGAATCAAGCATGGTAAATAATTCACACTTTATCCTATAGCTAGTTATTGTAACCTCATTTTTCTTGGTCTGCACTTGGCAGAAGTGCAGTATTTCCCTGAAATGAGCAATTTTTCAATAGCAATTACCTATATCAAGGAATAAGGTCTGATTTTCAAGCTTTTCAATGTATAGCAACTACCATTCAATATCTGAAAAGTGTTAGTTAATTCTAATTTGTCAAACAAacctccttctttttctccttttctcacCTGATTAAAATTGTGCTTGGGTATAGAGTATTGGTGTGAGaacatgctttaaaaacagactTTCTGCATGTTTTTATTATGCTCCGCTTGCCTCTAAATCACAGCCTTTGTTGTCTTGGAGTCAAAATAATTGATAGTGGGGAGTGGAAGTAAAGATCAGCAGCTTGGTTATTTGCCACaggaagtaaatgaaaattAGTAAGGTGAAAATTAGTACTGGGAAGATGTTTTCATGGGTTTAACAGCAGAATTTGGCTCCAGGTAAATAATTAGATACCAGTGGGGCTCATGGTATTTTAAGACATCTACTGCTGTAGATTGGGCAATTACTGGCATCCAGTGATATTGCAGAAACCACAGCGAATCTATTAATAAGGCATAGGTTTGGCTACTGAGGCTTgccaagaaaagagaaatctgaaTGAGGCAGTGCACTAGCAAAGTGAAGGGAAGTGTGTGCAAGGCTTCTCCATGTGTATGTTTGCTATTCCCATCAGAATCTTGTGCCAGAACTAAAGGAATGCTAGATATTTCATAAAGGATCATATATCTGTTCCCTAAGGCTTAAAATGTGGAGACCAGACAGCCTTTTGGGAGCCTCAGTGCGCAGGGTCCTTAAACTTTTGAAAGCAGTCACAGAAATTTGGATTGCTCTCTAGAGTACTGTCAACATTTAATAACAAGGAATTTCAAAATAGAATTTGGTGGCAGGCAAGTGAGTATCACAATGTTAATTTGATAGTCTATGAAAGGAGCACTGTATAATCTTTCCATTTTGGAATTCTGTATTTATTGATTTATATGCCAGAAAGGATATGTATTCCCACAAGCTGtaggatttttaaaagacagCAGATACAGTTGCAATAATTTTCTGAATTCACAATGAAAAATGTTTAACGCTATTCTTATGGGATTTCTCTGCTGGGAGAGGTATTTCAAGGAGAATCAGCATTCAAACAAAATCAACATTTTCTTGATTAAATGCATGGTAGctttaaagagaaataaggattaaaaaaaatcaaaaaacttaaaaaaagggaaagttttGAAATAACTTTCTAATCTcaaagaagagaggaaggaattGTCCCAGTGAAATCTTCAATTTTGCTGTTGTAGTTCAAAGAATGAAGAGACCAAAGAGCTCTTTACTGTGTATCAAAGGATTGACAGCTTGGAGTTCAGACAGAGCTCTAAATTCTGATCTAAGATTAATAAATATGCAAATGCTCAATCTTGAATAAAAACCTTATAGAATCCAATCTTTAGCTTATGAAATTGAATGTTTGTTTGAAATGACTGGTGTATTTCAGCTTAATAAAGTGTCACATTGTAAAATTTGTCGAACTCAGACCACGTCAGGCTGCTGCAATCAGAAGATATTTCAGCAAACTCCAAGTCACAAATACATGCTCTTCTTGAGACAGGGAACCATTTGGAATATCAAGTGGAAAAAGAGGAGGTCAAAAAGGTGCAAAGTGCCACTTATAGTTATTTATGGCACATGATATTTTTGAAGCCGTGGTTGGCCACAGCTGTGGTCTCACTTATTTCTCTTCATAAGTACTGCAGGTCACTCCTTCATGTTCTGAACAAGAAAGAATGGGACTTAGCATTTGCTAAATGCTCTAGAACTGCAAATGGCTTTTCAAATGCTACACTGAGTCGCACCAATTCCCTGTAATGTCAAGTATTTGTTTATTATGACCTCATTTTTTGCTAGTGGGTTCAGTCACTCTTCAAGGGAGAATGACCTGGCCAACATCACAGTGAGACAGGCTTAGCAGCTGGTCTGCAGGCCAAACAACTGAGCtaacagaagaagaaattgatAAAATATGGGTTTATCCATagcaaggaagaaagcaagGCTGTTAGCATGGAAACCAATAAAACAGACACACAAGGGATATTTGCAATTAGAGGATAGGTGCCTTAGTGAGCAGCATAAGTGGCTTAATAATTTATTGTAAACTCTTGCCAATGAATTCTTGACATTAATTGCTTTGTaccaataaaatacaataaGCTATTTCTTTGTCCAATTAATATAATGAACTGCTTTGATGTAACTAATGACTTAAGATCACGCTTTGTTAGGAGTATAAAACTTAAGGACAGCTTGTAATAAAAGAGAATCCATTGCTGTGGCTGCACATGTGTGTGGTTGTCCTGTGTCCATCCCTACAGCAACAAGGAGAGTGCCAATTTTCAACTCACCTTTGCTAGGATGATGCTCAAAGCTATATAAAATGGGGATGTCTTTTATACCATAAAAATCTTGTGCAAAATAACATGGAAACTTAATCTGCCTTTTACACTTACCTTAAAATAAAGTATCTGATATCAGTCATCCATAACTAAATGTGGtgggttttgcttttgaataaaaatggttctatttttgaagaaagatgtcatgtattttgaaaatgtctCCAAGCATTTTGTTGTCATAGCTGTTTAGCTTAAAAATAGACATTTCATTACCAGATTTTATCAACtctccaggcagctgcagtCAGGAAGTTCAGCAGAATGCAACTGACAATTACAGGTAGTTTTTCTGGAGGGAATGTACTCTACCTGTGGGCTTCATTTCAAGGTGTCATTCAAcgaatttctttaaatttatgAAGTGTTTTAATAGTTTATGCCCTGGTTTTCTCCAAGCTTGCACTCTTTCCTGTAATATAGGGGCAAGATGAAGTATTTTGAGTATGGAACATGCACAGTGCAAGAAGATTTTTGTAAATCTTAAAATGTTAACAAGATGATTATGAAAtgttttttggtgttgtttttttttttgtttgggattcCCATAGAACAGAAGATCTAACTCCTTCTATCATTTTCAGAGGGAGGAAAATCTTTACTTTCAATCTTCCCACTTTAGTACAGTGGGCTCTCGTTCAAGATTTGGAGaggttttatttaaagaaatgtttaattGAAAGCTCACAATGTTTCTCAAAGTTCTTCATGTAGGTTTATTATTAATGCATGTCTAATACTTTGTATATGGTGTTTTTATGAAGTCACTGGAGGGAAAAGATGTATATACTGTCAGTGATAGTCTGCCATGTTTACATTTGAATTTGTATCTTGAAAGGGAGGGCAAAGGGTGAAAAATCAATTTGTAGACCTTTTCACTgagaaaatactgcagagaaATGATTTCACTGTAGTCCATTGCTTATGAAGAGAAGTAGCTTAAAGAAATCTTTACAACCAAGGGAATCTTAAACCCAGTAAAGAAGGAAGCTGTGAAGCCATCCCTAGGTTAGAAAGGGAGGTTTCTAAAATTGGATTATTATTTAAACAAGTCTGCTTTAAGTCAGCAGTTGGATACTTCTTCCGAGTTCATGCATTTTggataaaaaatgtaaaaaattgtCCCTCCTCATTGACGTAACTGCTGATGTTGtaggtttgaggttttttctaTCTTcccattttatatttttagaatTCCATTGAGACCTTGCTGATCAACACTCAAAACACCTGAGCAGTATCAGTTTTGCCCTAACAGATCTGCAGAAATGAGTTTTGTCCTAAAGTATGGATACCTCTCCAGTATGTTTTATGCTTATGGCATTACCTATGGTGGGAGGTATGGAAAGGGCATTGCTATCCAGGGATTCTCCAGGTGGGATGGAATGAATGGATGCTTGGCTAAGGACAGCACTGAGCTACTGTAGCTACGTCAAGCCAGATCAGGCCCTTCAGAACA comes from Molothrus ater isolate BHLD 08-10-18 breed brown headed cowbird unplaced genomic scaffold, BPBGC_Mater_1.1 matUn_MA602, whole genome shotgun sequence and encodes:
- the LOC118701359 gene encoding serine/threonine-protein kinase pim-1-like encodes the protein MWQALWKQLQQLPDGTRVPMEIVLMEKVGSGCYNIIQLLDWFELPDSFVLVLERPEAWQDLLQFLLEQEFLCKMARWLFVQVLEAVRHCTACGVLHRDIKPENLLVDPESGDLKLIDFGCGTFLQERAYTRFAGTHAYSPPEWICLGCYHGHAATVWSLGVLLYVMVCGTLPFEDDHAIVLGQLFFWQQVSPECQHLIRCCLAKNPADRPELEEILRHPWVQGRRF